ACTGTTGGTGGAAATAAACAATTATGGTTAAATAATCCATTTGGATTCCATCGAACATCAATACATCATTGATATACGTGATTTTAACCCCTAATATCCATCAGTGTTACCCAGGGAATCATACGGCAAGACCTGACCCAGTTGCTGGATCCCCACATGCTCATGTAGTCAGAGTACTCTCCCCTCCTGAAGCAGTACTGGTGACCCATGTAGTTGGGCTGGTCGTAGAACATCCAGCAGCCGCTCATCACCCTGAAGGAGTGGCAGCGGTTCATGTAGGAGGACATGTCGGCGCAGTCTCCACTGCACTCCCAGGAACGTCCCATGAAGTTCCTGTCCTCGTAGAACATAATCTACCAAAGATAAAGCAGTAGAACATCATTAGTTACATTTGGAGAAACAGCAGAACCTTTTGCCTAGATTCTATTTACTTATCCTGGGAGAATTGCAACCAACAAATTAACTTAATCCTGCTTAAACCGTCATATCAAACCGCAATTGCAGAACAGCTCACTCATTAGTACTTTAACAGTGTCCCAGTTAGGTTAGGTTATAAATACTTTTTAACTAACACAAGATTGCAGacataataatgcaatcaaataaTCACAGCAATGCAGAAATTTATTCCAAAAGCATGATAGAATATTTTTATGAATAAGTAGGAGATATAATTGCTGAGAAAAGTGTAATGAAATTCTAGGCAATTAAAAGCACCTAAATAGTTTTAGTATGAATCTGTAATGGACAAGTATAGTGTATCATGTTGAAACATATTAGCATTACTTAAATGAcacaaaacaaaaagacaaatactactactaataatgcaaatctaaaaaaactaaaaccaaaaataaaaaaattgagtttatttgttgACTTGTTTCTATTGCATAAAACTTATACTAAAACTAATATAGGTTCAGCCAGCTTTGTTTAaactattaaatgtttaaaacaacaTTGGTGGATATAAGTTGGATACAAGTAAGGCTAGACTCAGAGATATAGAAGTTATGAGTATATTGATAAAACTTGTATATTAGCTCTCTACTGTGAGGTACAGTTAAATTTGATTGGTACCCAAAGTAGATTCTTTGTGATATGAGACTGTATTTAAGTTATGATTGATTTTTTCAATGATTTTCAAGGGATAAGTAtctaggaaataaaaaaaaaaatagactgctaGAGACTAGATAGTCACATGTAAGAGAAATAAAAGCACTTCTCTACTCTGTTGACCACTCCACTACTCTGCCTGGTCAGGACTTTGTACAATAGGTTGTACACTAACCTTTAGTTGTGCCCAGGTATAAATACCAGGGTTAAAGCACCAGGCAGAGTGTGTCAGTCACCAGTTGGAAACAGCTCAGACAACCAAAACCGCCAAGATGAACGGAAGGGTAAGCAGGACACGTCAACATGGGACACAGTTTAGAACTCTAGAACTTGTTTTTGAGGTTCTGCTGTTTCTCCAAATGTAACTAATGATGTTCTACTGCTTTATCTTTGGTAGATTATGTTCTACGAGGACAGGAACTTCATGGGACGTTCCTGGGAGTGCAGTGGAGACTGCGCCGACATGTCCTCCTACATGAACCGCTGCCACTCCTTCAGGGTGATGAGCGGCTGCTGGATGTTCTACGACCAGCCCAACTACATGGGTCACCAGTACTGCTTCAGGAGGGGAGAGTACTCTGACTACATGAGCATGTGGGGATCCAGCAGCTGGGTCAGGTCTTGCCGTATGATCCCCTGGGTAAGACTGATGGATATTAGAGGTTAAAATCACGTTTATTGATAATGTAGTgatatttggtaaaatccaagtggattatttatctattattgtTCATTTCCTCCAACAGTACAATGGATCCTACAGGATGAGGATGTACGAGAGGGATAACTACATGGGCCAGATGATGGAGATGACCGGAGACTGTGACAACTTCATGAACCGCTACAACTGGTCTCATGGATGCCGTTCCTGCCACGTGATGGACGGCCACTGGATGATGTACGAGCATCCCAACTACATGGGCAGGATGTGGTACTTCGGACCCGGACACTACAGGAACTTCAGCAACTGGGGCAACATGAGGTTCATGAGTATGAGGCGTGTCATGAGCGACTGGTACTAAGAAGTGACTGATataatttaagtttttaataaaatgtttagtaACTGAAAATTGGCATTGTCTGTTCTTTAATATTCACCAAcagtaatcataataataatgtcCATACCTAGTTAGggacataaaaaaaacagctttgcaCTGTAAACATTTGAAAAATTCTGTCATTTCTtacacaacaggccacccaacttttggtacaagcagtggtttatctcacacctcgactactgcaatgcaatACTAACATTGCTCCCgacctgtgtagtaaaaccactccacatgatccagaatgcagctgcacatctggtcttcaaccagccaaaaccatgtcatgggcacatgtcactccaatgcttattgagctccattggctaccagtggCTCAAAGCTCTTAAAATCGCCTACAAAGTGATGAGAGAACAGCTCCtttctacctgcactcactcctgaaggcttatgtTAACTCCCTCCCGCTGTGCTCTTCCTTTAGTGAATGTTACttagctttaccaaacattcacataAAGAAAAGAACAAtcaagactgttctcatacagagttcctcaATGGTAAAACAAagtaccttccactaccagatcaggagcatcaggAGCTTCcctcactgtctttaataaactcctgaagacagagctcttcaaagaacacttactctactaacacctctaacatactaactacttctaacttccTAATTtccttttcctcctctatccAAGTATTCCCCTTTGGCCTCTCTTAGGCCCTACcccctctattgctaaatgtacatcattattgtaagtcgtttTGGACAAGAGCTGTCGAACACTTTTGAGGCAGTGAAAGCCACAAAGAGGACATTGGATCACAGGTACATGGTAGTACAGGTGCAAAATTGGAGGGTGGGACTAGGGTCTGGTGATTCATAGAAGGCCATTAGCATGGCTACATCACCAGAGAGAAGGTGAATGGTTACTACGTTTATCCAAGAATAGAAAGAGGAGGTGCACCATGCAACTAAAGCCTTGCTATAGAAAAGGGGCAGTGGGTGAGATGGGAGAGTGTTGAGAAAAGGGGAATCACTTGGCCAGAGATGTGGGCACTGAAATCAAGTTAAATCAAGTTCCTGCTATGGAACTACCTATACCTTAGGCAGGGGCTAGGTGAAAACCTAAGCTATATTGTGTATTATGTGTCGGGAATGGGACTTTGAAACTCATTATTTCATTTAAGAGGACAAGAGAATAACATTATTATAAGAGCAacatttaattacaattaatagtttttttctAATTATGGCCACAAGAATCTCAAGAATTTCTTAGAACAAAGGCCCAATCTTAGTCTCCAAGTCTAggccaaaattaagttatatagttatagtcaactaattcacaataataggccgtctgactggtgagtttttgtgtgtacctaaagttttggctgccctggcgtactgtagacacagaaatgagtgatatttgttgaacgtttgtacttgtaggcaaattaagcatttattgttgtgtCTATTgtgtacttttgtagtttgtagctgtatttgtgggctgttgatttgtattaagttaatgtaattaagtcaagacagagattatgtagttattgtaatatttataatGTGTCGGTcggtttattataaaataataaaatgtttggaACCTTTGTTTGTAAAACTAACTAAaaattaaagaatgttttttttttttatctatttaaccATATAACCCTTCATAAGCTGATTACTTGTAATAAATGCAAATTGTGGGgagacatttttattattattattattattagtgttgaTGAATATCAAGGAAAACACAATGTCTATTTTAAATTTACTGAACATTTTATTGCAATGTTTAGTACCAGTCGCTCATGACGCGCCTCATACTCATGAACCTCATGTTGCCATAGTTGCTGAAGTTCCTGTAGTGTCCGGGTCCGAAGTACCACATCCTGCCCATGTAGTTGGGCTGGTCGTAGAAGAGCCAGTGGCCGTCCATCACGTGGCAGGAGTGCCAACCATGGGACCAGTTGTAGCGGGTCATAAAGTTATCACAGTCGCTGGTCATCTCCATCATCTGACCCATGTAGTTATCCCTCTCATACATCCTCATCCTGTACTGTCCGTTGTACTGTTGGTGGAAATTGTAATATTAGTTTAGAAAAATGTAgttaataatatgtaataaagaTCTAATATCCATCAGTCTTACCCAGGGGATCATACGGCAAGACCTGACCCAGCTGCTGGATCCCCACATGCTCATGTAGTCAGAGTACTCTCCCCTCCTGAAGCAGTACTGGTGACCCATGTAGTTGGGCTGGTCGTAGAACATCCAGCAGCCGCTCATCACCCTGAAGGAGTGGCAGCGGTTCATGTAGGAGGACATGTCGGCGCAGTCTCCACTGCACTCCCAGGAACGTCCCGTGAAGTTCCTGTCCTCGTAGAACATAATCTACCAAAGATAAAGCAGTAGAACATCATTAGTTACATTTGGAGAAACAGCAGAACCTCAAAAACAAGTTCTAAAGTTCTAAACTGTGTCCCATGTTGACGTGTCCTGCTTACCCTTCCGTTCATCTTGGCGGTTTTGGTTGTCTGAGCTGTTTCCAACTGGTGACTGACACACTCTGCCTGGTGCTTTAACCCTGGTATTTATACCTGGCTGAAGCCAAAGAACAGTGTACCTCTTATTGTCCAAAGCCCTGACCAGGCAGAGTGATGGAGTGGTCCATGTGACTCTGTCTCTAGAAGACTTTTGAATGGATCCCATTTACTTACACTGAAAGAACTGCTAATAATCCCAAAATGAAAGGGTTTAATAGACTATATTTGGTACTACGTtcaaataaggctcctttataaaggggttataaatagtttagtttataaaggggtttattaatggttattatatGGGTTGTGCATTTACCGAATAGcaattccacattcatttatacttttaagcctcagatctttctggatatttattttactttgtcttttctaccggtcagcattaacatacatagtaaaataaactagaattattaataataattaatctgaGTAGTTCAATGCATAATGTAATGACAATGCAAGATAAACACCC
This genomic interval from Astyanax mexicanus isolate ESR-SI-001 chromosome 1, AstMex3_surface, whole genome shotgun sequence contains the following:
- the LOC103034696 gene encoding gamma-crystallin M2-like; translation: MNGRIMFYEDRNFMGRSWECSGDCADMSSYMNRCHSFRVMSGCWMFYDQPNYMGHQYCFRRGEYSDYMSMWGSSSWVRSCRMIPWYNGSYRMRMYERDNYMGQMMEMTGDCDNFMNRYNWSHGCRSCHVMDGHWMMYEHPNYMGRMWYFGPGHYRNFSNWGNMRFMSMRRVMSDWY
- the LOC111191321 gene encoding gamma-crystallin M2-like isoform X1, which gives rise to MNGRIMFYEDRNFTGRSWECSGDCADMSSYMNRCHSFRVMSGCWMFYDQPNYMGHQYCFRRGEYSDYMSMWGSSSWVRSCRMIPWYNGQYRMRMYERDNYMGQMMEMTSDCDNFMTRYNWSHGWHSCHVMDGHWLFYDQPNYMGRMWYFGPGHYRNFSNYGNMRFMSMRRVMSDWY
- the LOC111191321 gene encoding gamma-crystallin M2-like isoform X6, whose protein sequence is MNGKIMFYEDRNFTGRSWECSGDCADMSSYMNRCHSFRVMSGCWMFYDQPNYMGHQYCFRRGEYSDYMSMWGSSSWVRSCRMIPWYNGQYRMRMYERDNYMGQMMEMTSDCDNFMTRYNWSHGWHSCHVMDGHWLFYDQPNYMGRMWYFGPGHYRNFSNYGNMRFMSMRRVMSDWY
- the LOC111191321 gene encoding gamma-crystallin M2-like isoform X5, which encodes MNGRIMFYEDRNFTGRSWECSGDCADMSSYMNRCHSFRVMSGCWMFYDQPNYMGHQYCFRRGEYSDYMSMWGSSSWVRSCRMIPWYNGQYRMRMYERDNYMGQMMEMTSDCDNFMTRYNWSHGWHSCHVMDGHWLFYDQPNYMGRMWYFGPGHYRNFSNYGNMRFMSMRRVMSDWY